GACTTATCCCAGTGGGGAGCAGGACAATCCTGCCCAATCAGAGCACGCAATGCACGGTGCAGCTCAGGGGAGAGGGGACGCTTAGATCTGTCTCAGCAACAAGGGAGCTGGACACGGGTACCGCCAGGGCGCTCGGTCTCCGCTAAAGAGTTGGTTATTTGTTGAAATTTGGAATTAACAAGAAATACATCAGACTGGGAGctgaatttcagcatttttacagATTGGAAAACAGGCTTGTTCTTGTTGTTCGAGTTGCACGCAGGCTGTGACAGTGACACTACCTCTGCCTCTGAGAGGGGCCCGATGGGCCCCTGCCATTTACAGGACTCGATGGCTGGCCAACAATCTGGGCTACTCTGATCGTCAGGCCACCAGCAACACTGCTGCCGTCCTGAAGCTGTGTGCTACGCAGCTGGGAAATTCCCAACCAAACAGCGGCCAACGCTGCTGACAGACTATTCGGGGCCTGCTCTTTCAATGAAAAAGATGCCTGAAGTCCCTTGTTGGAGAAAACCCTTCTAATGGTGGAGAGCTGTATTGTAGGCCTTTGTGCGTTTCCTGCCCACATCTGAATTCACTCTCCACCCACAGCACTGCTGGAATACTGGCTGGATTCTTTTCTGTCCAGATCCATCAGAAGGCAAAACTACCAACAGCAACAAGAACAAAAGCCCTCATTGTCTCTCTTATGAACATGCTATACAACTGATAAGCTTTTAAACTACAGTACTGCATTTCGCCTGGAACAAAACCCTCTGTGACACATGTGCGTCTGAGCTGAGACACTGCCGtgtgtcaacactttcagaagtGCATGAACAGCTGCCTACAGAACCGTGGTCTGAGCTTGACTCCGGAGCACTCACAGCACgttgcaaaacagaaaaaagacaatgcatGCAAGGAGGAAGGCTAGCACCGCGATCAAGGAAACATGGCGAGCTGGTTGTGGTGTGTAAAGCTAACCGTTCACGTCTATCCGGTAGCTGACCCTACttgattcatttacattctCAGGCAGCACACAGCCACCAGATGAGACGAATGACCCCCAGTGGGAATCTGACAAAGAGTTCCTTCTTTCCTTCCAACTTGTTACacatattcattaataaattatgCAACATTGGCCCTTTGGGTAAATGGACTCTGTACCTGCTGTTATTCAAAATTAGAAGGTTATAACTATTATGCTGTCTAGCAAGCATGATATATTGAACACTGATTGATGGTATACACAtcactatatacacacacatcatatatatacatatacacacacattaaacaacCAGCACATCTTTATCCAGCAACACTGGAAGGCATCAACTGGCATCTGGCTGCCTAGCTGACTCTCCGCCTAGatatctaacgttagctatctgGATAAACACAGCAACAGAGCGATCgtgttgttttacatttatttactcatctggcagacgctttcatccatagagacttacaagtgaggtacaatacaaccAAACGAAAAACCATTAattgctcaggtgagagcagaagagctgtgtcttcgGCTTTTTCTTGAAGATAGTAAGGGgctcagcagaacggatgaagtgtggaagttcattccaccatcggggggacaacggcggagaaagtcctggatagaGACTTTACACTGcgatgcgacgggaccaccaggcgccgTTCGGTAGCAGAGCGTAGCGATCGGGAGGGGAAACATGGTTGCAGTGGTGACTTCAACACAGCACCGACTGTATTTTAGAAAACATCCTTGACACAAACAGCACGATGCACGGGATGCACACTTGAATTAATAACCGGACCCATCTTTACACACGACAGCGTGAAAATCACGCTATCCATCCGCACAAAAGCTGTCTTGTCACGCCTTCCTGGAGACCACACTGCACGTCGATGATCAGCTAGCCAACGCCGCTGCGGAAGGCACCAGGCTCTGCAAGTTTCACAATAATATCCTAGCTTAGTTTCAAGCAACTTTAAGTTAAACAGTAAAATTATGTCAGATGTGTTTTCCAGGCATGCTGAACACAAAAGGTCTGCCGTTTCACTGAAACGTCAGCCAAAGATACAGTAAGCTATCGCTAACTCAGCGCCTCCGATTCATACACAATCCAAACAGCTAGTTTGTGAGCTTTGCCAAAGACATGATCAGCTACTTTAGCTTTAAGCAAACAAAGCCAACACTAAGGTGTCACAAAGCTCTAAgcttagctaacgttagatcGCAACACAAACACTCCTTGAGTATTTTATCTAGGCAGCTAACTAGCAGTTAGCCATATGCACCCAGTCAGACACTGTAGCAAGATAATGCTAACGGGGACGCAGATTTATTCAGCTCGCTGGCTCACGGTTCTCGTAATTGTGGAAAACTGGTTAACTGGCTAACGTGCTGCGTTAGCCACAGAAGCTAGCGAACGACTAAAAGCAATGTTTTGTCAGAACGGAAAGGGAACGAAACGTCTCGCGTCTTGCTTCCCGTTCAACCGCCAGGATGAAACGgctaattagctaacgttagccggAGAGCTAGCCAGCTTCGCCGAGCGCTTTGGTTGTTGGGGTTTGCAACGCTCATTTAGCCACAGCTAGTCAACTGTCTGGCAAAACGTAAGCAGGTAACCAGTTAACTTAATTAGTTATGGCGACTCGTCATATAGGCATGTTAATCTTTCTAAACAAAAGCAGGTCAGTGGTGTTAGcgctagcaggctagctagctggtgCTCATGAACGGCGCCTGGGAGCTCGCGCTAGCTCGCGAGGTTAGCTATCGAACCGATTCAAAAATCTGGCCGTTCTTACCTTCCAGTAAAGTGCGCTTTCGCTAGCTATCAGTAGCCAGCTCTTCGGTGACTTACAATTTCCAAGGTGTTAACCAGCTGTTAGAATCGCAACGGAGCAAATCTTTAACAAATGGGGAAACGGCCCCCGCCTCGCTATTTTCCCTTCGTTATTTTagaatgttcctttttttaaacagctaaaAACTCGACGGCAGCAAAAGTGTCCGCCTCCCCGTCCGCAGGATTGGAGGAGCCCGAATTTATTGTACCGTCGTCTTTCGCTTATGATAGGATAGAAGGGCTGTCAATCTCACACCGCTTTGTACCGCCTCTGTTCTTTTGCGGTTGGTGCAAACTAGGGAATGCCCGCAATGCTTTCATAGCACTATTGGTGCAATCTCCTGACAATCATACGTTGTGATGGGAGGGCGTTAGACTTATGACAGGCGCTTGGTTGTAGACCTGCAGGAATTCATATCTTTGATTGGTCAGTATAAATGTCCATCCCCGCATTTTaacaatcattttcatttttttgtgtagaATTAGCTATGACTATTTTGAACACTTGTTTGTCAGCTAATCAAAGACCATCCTGTGAGAAGTTGAGCACTGACAAAGCAAATACATGTTTTCCTCAGATTGGATGTGCCTTGTGTATCTACCAACGGACAGACTTTCCAGCAACATGTACGAACAGTCAAAGGTCTCTCCTGAAAGACTGCTTAAAAGTCAGCTCCCGTCTTCATCTCGGGTTCAGTCAGTGATCTGTCTGCTGATTTAAAATCAGCTGGATATAGCACCGATCTCTATCAAGAGATCAATGGACCGGGATCGCAGAGCTTTGGTATTTTTTCTCGGAATGACTGCAGCTTGCAGCTCATTGAGAATGAATATTAGAAGTGTCCACCAGCAGTATTCCTTATGTCACGATTCACATCGTATTCCTAACAGTAATAACAGATCATCTTTAAACCGTAAAGCAGCTATCAGTATGGAAATGGTCAGGCCAAagtacacaaaaaaataaatgaaacagccTCAAAACATGGCGAGCTGATACGTCAGGGTCAAACGCCAAACCTCAATGCGGTAAGATTATAGAGATCTGGGACGCCCAATCAGAATCTGAAGCTAAACCCAGTTTAGTTCCGGGATGAGAGACTACATCCCGTTTCAGAGCAACAGCATCCGGGTcgtcactgttttttttctgtctggagGTCATTTgggagctgtgtgctgttagcGGGAGCTTCACTTGTGATTCCCCCTACAAGACTATTATTGTTATCTGATGGGTGGTAGCAGAATCTGAAAGTATACGACACACCCTGAAATATGTCTCAGGCTTCTTCGGGGTTCCCGGGTGCCCCGCAACAACACGGGGTCTCTCCTCAGGTAACTGGCAAGCTAACTCGCCGAGCGAGGGTAGACTTAGTATTTTTCGTAGCGATCCTGCTGACGTTAGTTGGATATTGTTATTAGGTAGCCAAGTAACAACAGTTTGTTGTTGCAAGCAAATATTTTACTAGCAAATTAATAAATCGGATTCATGGTACAGCGTTAGCCACCTGATGCCAGGTAGCTATTATACGCGATTTTCGTACCGCAAGCGAACAGTTTGCAGACTTTGGCTACCCTGGTTAGCACTTttcattattgacatttttacattacattattttcgGACAAACCGCTTTCCCTCACAGTGTTCTCCTGAACACCATGTGGTTAGACCTGAAAATTGTGGTTAGCTATCAGGTAATGACGTGAAACTGTGCAATTTAATGAATCGCCACTGTCAGTATAAATTAAAGGATCCATTATAGCTGGAAGATGGAATCTTGATTAAAATATGCATCTCTGCAGTGGttaacagaaacataaacagtCAAACCGTGGTGGTTTTGTGAGAATGATGTGTGTTGACCTGAAGTGACATCTTTACACCCCATCTTGACCAGGGTCCGATGGGACTAGACTACATAcccacagaggaggagagaagagtgTTCAGGGAGTGTAATCAGGAGAGCTTCTGGTACAGATGTGAGTTGGATGAATTGGCTACCTCCTAGCAGGGATTCTTCCTCATCCACTTTTCCGTTATGTTGAGACGTGCACACAAGTGATGTGTGTACTGACAGCTGCATTGTGCCCACTTGCAGCTGTGCCATTCTCTGTTGCGGGCATGTTCCTCACCCAGGGGCTCATTTCCAGAGGTGAGTTCAGAGCCTGTTAAATAACATCGTTAACACGATGCATTcggctgtctctgtgtctgaccttctttcctgctgtttttaagGGGTCCTGACGTCATCCACAAGGTTTGGCTCTCTGCCCAAAGTGGCATGTAAGTACAGCACTAACATTGCACCATTGGTTGTTTTGCACATACTTTTCTGCGCTGTGTAGTCTGGATTTGTAAGCACCTTGCCCTGTCTGAAAAGCCTCTTTTGAAAGGTCAGAGCATCTGTTGCTACTGCTAAGGTAACTACAGAAGAATCTGAATCTTAAATAGGGAAAAGCGCAAGAGCGGGCAGCGTTCATGGTCCGCACTGTTTGGGTGGATCGCCGCCTTAGTGGTGATAAGGGAGAGAGGCTTCATGACCATCAAAATGAGTGGAGCCATTGTGTGCTGTCAGCCAGTCTCCCATTTGAGGCAGATGTAGTGGTTTGCTGTTGCAAGCAAAGCCGCCTAGTGGTATTGCCGTGTCTCAGGGGGAGTGGCCTGCTCAGTGACTGAGGGAGGCCTGAGCTTGTGGTGGCTGAAGCTCACAGAATCTGTGTTTCTGAAGGGCTCACAGCAGAATTAATGGATGTCCTTGTTCTTGTTCCAAAAGCTAATGAGACAGAAAATTGATgatgtgtatattgtgtgtgtttgcgcacatgcatgtgtgtgtgtcctgtccCCAGTCGCTGGGCTGTGTGGGTATCTGGCAGGGAAGATGTCCTACATGAAGACATGCCAGGAGAAATTCAAGAACCTGGAGAATTCTCCTCTGGGAGAGGCCTTGCGCCAGGGCCACCGCAACCTGCCCCCTCAGTCAGTCCTgtaccacacactcacacatacagagacacacattctctcacacacattcactcactcacactcacatacagatacagacacacactcctgGATTTTCAACTGTTTAGTGTGTACTTTATTTCTGAAGTTTACTGTAGAAATCATTTATGAAAGGTTTCCACTAAGACATTGTCATTGAACTTTGAGCATTGTGTGTCTAATCATTAAGTCTGCAGTTGAGGAGATAATTCTAGAAACCATTGTCTTAGCAAAGATCAGACAGTTTATGAAGTAAAACTATATGCTTTAGGGTAGTTCAGAGTGTTTTGAGCTGAACATTCCAGACAGTTCAAATGGGAGTTACATTGGCAGTTATTTGAGTGACAGTTGATCAGTCTGGTTGAAATGGTTGTCGTCCTCCCCAGGTTCAGCCCCCAGAAGCAGTTGGACGAAGCAAATCAGACGGCATTTGAGTCAAACTCTCAGCCCTCATTGGACCTCCAAGGGCCCGCCCACCCTTACAGCGACTTCTCCTATAGCGACTCGTCCTACCAGCCCGCCCCTTTCAGCTCCGCCCTTAGTGACTCCGCCTACCAGCCTGCCCCGTTTAGCTCCGCCCTCAGCGAGTCTGCACCCACCGGGGCTGCGGATGACGTCAGCCCGCAAGGTAAGGGGGGGGGCGCACGCCATCGCCATGGAAACTGCAGGGCTTCAGTGGCCTAGCAGCTCTCTGAGTGAAGGCCTCAGCAGTTTCAGCCAGGGATAGCGGCCTTTACTGTGGGTTGCTGGGGAGCTCAGCTGGAGCTCACAGCTAGCGGGGTGTGGCATTCGAGCGTGCCAGTTTTTAGGGAGCCTGAGGTACGAACAGACTGCTCTAGCCTAGCCTAACCGCTccgcctctcccccccccagccccaccttacctggaggaagaggagaagccGAAGAAGAGGAGCATTCTGTACGAGGAGCTGCGCAGTAAGAACCGCGAGAACTACGAGGTGACCCTGACCCAGAAGGCCGAGACCCTGCTCAAACCTGCCCCAGACAGGGCCGCGCCCAAGAAGGAGGGTGAGCGCACGCCCCAGGGAGGAGGGCCATCAGGGGTGGGGACCAAGGGAGGGGAATTCCTGGGAGAGTGTTAGCACTGGTGTCTTCTTGGGGGGGGTGAAGGCCAGGCGGGCAAAGGTGTCCCTGGCTGCTAGCAGTTGAGGGGGGCCTGGACATTGACctaccgggggggggggggttggattCCAGAGTCGGGGAGCAGgtagtggggtggggggatggtTCTGTGAGCTATGTCTCATCTGTGTAAGAGTTTGGAGAACATACATGTGAAGTCACTTAGAGAACAGCATGCATAGGCAGGTTTGAGTTTACAGAGCATCACCTTTTCAGAAGTAACATCAACAACAGATGGAAGCAGATCAGCATATGCTGTGATGCAGCTGACATTTCTTCGCAGAAGGATTCATATCTCCCAGGTGTGTGTGGCCCTATTTCTAACCGCGCCTCTCCGGGTTTTGTTTTCCAGTGAAGAAGAACATTTACGGAGACACCTGGGAGGAGTGATCATCATCAGCTGCGGGGGGGGTTCGCATGCGCAGCTCTGCGCAGCGGTTGCAGGGGAAAGTGTCTATCTGGCACGCAGAGTGCTTCTAGAGCCAGCCCTTTGTCTTCAGTACTTGTGAGTCAGCTTCTGTTGCTTCACTGCAAGGCCTGGAGAGGGAGGtgtgaccacacacacatctaaaaaCAGCACCTCTCTTCTGTGTGAAATCTTCTGTCGAGAAATTAATGTGACGCGTTTGTCCAGAATACCATTATTAAACCAAATTGGTTTCAGCTCACTGATTACGTATGTCCGTGAGGTCTTGCTCTGTAAGGCGGGGCTGTTGAGtatgatttgttttaatgactCGATTCATTTCACTTGATTCAGTATTCAGTTTCCTTTGGGGCTGATTTTCAAGCGGGGCCATGTGAACAATATCACATGACCTGTATGGGTGCACGCTGAATCTGAGTGAGTACACACTAAAACTGAGGATTCACAGCTGcttcaaaaagaacattttaaccAACATTACAACACTCCACAGTTCACTCCACTCACAGTATCAGTATAACCAGGTAATCGTAGTTGGTAATTATTacaatatgtgtatataatcacattatatattcatatattattatgCCATAGATTTGGTGTAAATTAGTACAAAATTGACTCATTACATTGAGGAAGTATGGCAAAGTTTTGGCACGTTAAAAGAAGGACGCATGTTCCTCACAGAGTGCTTTCTGATGCTCTGTGTGTTGGTCTTTACTCAAACCCAGCCTGCTTATACACAGAAGTGTCTGCAGGCTTCATGTGTCCGGCAGCGTGTTTGTGGCCGGGCGCTGAGGTTCAGGGAAGGGAAGCGTACGGGGCGGTTTCCGTGGAAATGAGCAGAGACCTAGGGAGTCTTGAATGGTAAACTCAGAGAGCActcatctgtgtgtctgtggtcgCAGTGTCACAAAGGTCATTTCTATCACGTCACTCTCCAGAGGAGCACTGGAGgagatattcatttttattattgtctcACAGTACTAGAGgctcttttttcaaaatgcccAATCACACAAGACTGCATGGAAGAATTCTCTGTGAAACATCGGATCAATCATGAGTGATACAGTCCCCTGGGAAAGGACTCCTTGCGCTTATGCTGTGTTCAGTAAGGACGCCCCCCTTAGCCCTGGGAGGGCATTTACAGCATGGCCATAGTGAAgttcatgcctgtgtgtgtgtgtgaggtggagTCATGGGAAACTGGACAGATGGAAGGTTCCGCAGAGTTCCGTACAGTAAGGACTGGCAATGAAGTGTGGTTTTTTTTACGTGGCTGCCCCCAGGCTCATGTGCTGAAGAAAGACAAGTAACATGCTTATCACGTCGCTGGGAGGAATCTGAAGAACAGGCAACCCGTAAGACGAGCTGTTCTACAGCGAGTGCGTATATCATCAGTGTTGGGGACGTAGTGGTCTTTAGTCACCGCAACACCAGCATTTTCCTAGTTCTCTGGGTCCGCTCTGACATGCTAGCAGATTTCAGTTAAACCTGTAACATCTCAGATCTTTATGCAGATGTACTTCTTAGAAGGTTATACCCTACATTTTAATAAGATAATGGGGTCTCAGATGAGAACATCTAAAATTAGTTTTTTACTTCTTAGTTTTACAGTACTTTATGTAAGTGATTTTAAGCCTCTGAGGACATTAGTGGATTTTTGCTCTGCTTTTGCGCCCCCTTGTGGCAGCAGGGTTTGGTGTTCAATGTTATTGTTTCAGCTTGCATCAGGTGCAGGTAGTAAGAGATGCAAAGCTTTGCACTTTTACCTTTCCCGCTTGGAGAAGCGACTCATGATTTCAAACTCCGGCTAGCCGAAGAGGTTTGTTCATGTATATGAAGGTGAAGCCATTCTCTTACCCtcagaaaaaagtgaaactaAAACCAACCGAGAGACCTGAACCTGTCAGGTTGtgctgagggagggaggctggAAACCACAGCTTTACAGGATGCGGTTCTCAGTGCTCACTTATGTATGTAAGGGCATGACTCCAATTATGCAACATGACATTAATGTTTCAGAGCGGAGAGGTGCGATATCCAATACGCAGCCATTGGTGACACACACCTCGTGCTGGGCCCTCCCTCCTCCATATGCTCTCGCCCGGGTGGCCAGGCTAATTCTGTGTGATTTGTTTTAGAACCACACCCCTTCTAGAATTTTCAGAAAGAGCCAGCAGGTCAGAACACCGATAACCTCAGAGACAGAGCTTTCATGGTGGAGCCCACAGAGGGCCATCTGCCTGCTCATTGTGAAACTGTATCTGAACCTGTGCTCTTGGGTGATGCTGTTGTGCAGCTATATTGTAAGAATAAGCACACACTTTTGAAGCACAGTAAAAACTTTGAGTTCTGTTGTTGAGTACTTGATGGCCTTTGCTTTTCCTTTGTTAAAGGGACTGGATCATGGATGGAAAATGACAAATCAGACAGGATAGATAAAGTGGAAAAGTTTATTTGTATTATCTGGGGTAAACTTTTTGTGAGCACCACAAAAACACCTGTGCACAACAAGTCCTTTGTGGTCATAGCTGCATCTGATACATGCTGTAAAAACAGTAGAGAtgttaaaaaattaatatataaaataaaatagtttttacTCTACTGCTCTGCAGAAGGAGAATAAAACACTGTTCAATACATTGCATAACATTAAATTTTGGTCGTTTAGCAaacacttatccagagccactcaTATACTGCATCTCATACAGTGACACGAGAAGCTGCACAAACaagacaccactaaccacacatgaacgAACATCAGTGCTAAACATAgcgctgagatcacaaatgcgTGCCAAGATTGATATATGTACAATTTAAGGACTGTGCCATTACAAATATAATgttaacacacacaacatgcatgcTAGTAAACCTCCATATACCCAGTGTAACACTGCTATAGATTTTACTGTAATGCTGCAATACATTGAGAGCgagtgagagggtgtgtgtgtgtgtgtgtgtgtgtgtgtgtctactcGCTTCTGTGTTTGAGAATGCgcatctgtctgtgtcagcCTGCCTGtatgtgtacacgtgtgtgtgggtgtgtgtgtgtgtctgcctgtctgtataTACgcgtatgtgtttgtctgtgtgtgtatgtatgcatgtatgtgtgtgtctgcttgctTCTGTCTTTGGATGTGCGTGTGTCTACCTgcctgtgcatgtatgtgcctgtctgtctgtgtatacgtgtgtgtgtgcatgtgtatgtccgtctgtctgtgtatacgtgtgggtgtgagtgtacCTCTTCagctctgttctctctctggaGTTGGGGGTGCCTGGTTCTTTTCACACTCCTTACACACGTGGTGACACTGCCTGTCAAACAGAGCTTCCTGTCACAGCATCCATCACCAAACCAGGCTGTCAGTCAATAACATTAACAATTCAATAACAAAACAACCAATCAGCAGAGACTACATTCAGTTGTAGTTCCCACAgactcactcacaaacataaTGGGGTAAATATAATGCTCAAAGCAGCCATTTAAAATCctaatgaattaataaacacaaacactgctaGGGGTATCAAGAGAGTTCTTACTTCTATTCTGACGTGAATAAGGAGCCCATTCAAGTGAATGTGATCAACAGAAAAAGCTCTGATTGGTCACTGTCACACAGTAGACCAATTAGCCGAGGGCATACACACCTCTTGTGTTCCGGGTGGAAGCCCCTCCTGAATCTTGGGCTGAACCCGGGGCCAAAAGGCTCGAACCCAAGCCTCTGGAACTTGTCTCTGCACATTCTCATGTAGGAGGCCTTTCCTAGTATGTAACCAAGGATGCCAGCCACTGGGAGAAGAGGCGAGAGGTGACTGACTGAGCCAGGCTGCGATTGCCTGAGCAGAGGAAGAACCTGGAGGCTGAAGTGAGCTTCTTGCATGGCTTACCTGCAAGCTTCGGGAGGGGTCCGAACCTCTTAGAGGGATGCAGGACACCTGGAAGAGAGCAGAGATGCACGAGGACCAGGTCTGCGTCATCATTAAGCCTGAATGTAATGCTCTCAGAGTAACGCACAGTGCTGTCAGACCATTAATGTCTGATGGGATACTCTCGGAGTGACACACAGTACTATTACCTGTGCCAAGGTCTGTCTGCCTACCAGCAGCAAGTGAAAACCGATTTCAGCATCAGCCTTAGCACCTCACCCCCTGAATGCTAACATTCTTGGCTTCAACTGTTGTTCTTAGACAGCAGATCCAGGAACAGCTAACCTAACACTAAAACCAGCTTACACCTATTTTATGAAGACAGCTGTAGCTTATCCTTAATCAGTAGTTGGTGGAAGAGCCTTACCATTGTAGAGGAGAGCTCCGGTGATGGCCATGCTGCccaaagacagaggaagagctAAAAGAGGGACAGACGCATAAATACATGaacacataaatgcattaacacacacatgtgttCGGGGAGATCATGCTTGTGAGTGAATgagtttgtattttttcttttgtgtgaagGAGTAGATGTGTGTAGGTGACTTCTCAGCACCCTCACAGAGCAGTGCAGTCCCTTCTCTGTAAGTTTCCCATGCAGGGCATGGGTATTTCCCATGAACGGACAGCCCTCAGCGCTCCACTGGTGGAAAGGCTGCCGTGCAGCAGAGCAAGGAGTGTGGGCGTGTTCAGATCCTGTTTGTTCATAACGCTCCAAAAatatcccatcatgcattgcCTGGTAACCTAAACACTGGACATTATCCAGATGGCAGCAATCACTGGAGTTGTGGGCGGAGGGGCACTCCTTTTTAGAAAGTCCAACTGAGGATTAAAGTTCAAAAAGCGTAACATCTGTAAACAGCAGTGATGACAAAGTGGGCTTTGGATCGAGGGAACTACACCTCACCCAGACAAGTGAGCACAAGCCAAGtgggaaaacaaagaaatggcaaaaagttgcctgtttctgtgtgtggtgtacaGATCaatccttcctctccttcctctgtctctccctcttgcttgctttctctctctctctccctccctctccctctcctttctctttctgtccctctacccctctacccctctccctctcaggtaGCCATGTGGTGTCTCCTCACCTCGGTACCAGAAGCTTTCCTCCTGACACTCCCGGATGATCTGTCTCACCTCGTCTCTGTGAACGTGCTGATCTCCCAGCAGACACTGAAACACACCTGAGACTGTTAGAGGttcccccagccccacccccagcccgTGCCgcacacctctctctcaccGTTCCCTGTCCACCCCGCTCAGCTGCCTCAGAGGTCATGGTGGTTTTCGACATCTGCGTTGCATACGTTTCTCcgctgctctgctgtgtgctgcctgcCCTGCAGTCTTAGCCCGTTATTGCCCTGTCAGAATAAATACCTGCGGAGGCCCCGCCCACACAGGGGCTGTTCCTCTGACCGACcgactccctctccctctctctcaaattcagaTCAGATCGATA
The nucleotide sequence above comes from Megalops cyprinoides isolate fMegCyp1 chromosome 2, fMegCyp1.pri, whole genome shotgun sequence. Encoded proteins:
- the ociad1 gene encoding OCIA domain-containing protein 1, which encodes MSQASSGFPGAPQQHGVSPQGPMGLDYIPTEEERRVFRECNQESFWYRSVPFSVAGMFLTQGLISRGVLTSSTRFGSLPKVAFAGLCGYLAGKMSYMKTCQEKFKNLENSPLGEALRQGHRNLPPQFSPQKQLDEANQTAFESNSQPSLDLQGPAHPYSDFSYSDSSYQPAPFSSALSDSAYQPAPFSSALSESAPTGAADDVSPQAPPYLEEEEKPKKRSILYEELRSKNRENYEVTLTQKAETLLKPAPDRAAPKKEVKKNIYGDTWEE
- the ociad2 gene encoding OCIA domain-containing protein 2; this translates as MSKTTMTSEAAERGGQGTCLLGDQHVHRDEVRQIIRECQEESFWYRALPLSLGSMAITGALLYNGVLHPSKRFGPLPKLAVAGILGYILGKASYMRMCRDKFQRLGFEPFGPGFSPRFRRGFHPEHKRQCHHVCKECEKNQAPPTPEREQS